The genomic DNA ACGTCACGCTCACCGCGCACCTCGGCCCACATGACGTACGCGAGCACCAGGAACGTCGTGATCTTGATGCCGCCCGCGGTGCCGGCGCTGCCACCACCGATGAACATCAGCACCATGTGCGTCAGCATCGACTCGTCGGAGATCGCGCCGTAGTCGACGGTGTTGAACCCGGCCGTCCTCGGGAAGATGCCACCGGCGAGTGCACCGACGACCTTGTCGTGCACCGACAGCGGCCCCATCGTGCCCGGGTTGGTCCACTCGAACGCGAGGAAGCTCGTACACCCGATGACGAGCAGCCCCACCGAACCCCAGAACGTCATCCGGGTGTGCACCGACCAGCTCCGCGGACGCCGCCACCGCTCACGCAGCTCGAACAGCACCGGGTAGCCGAGACCGCCGACGAAGACGCCGACGCACATCGCGCCGACGACCCACCAGTCGCCGACGAACCGCACCATGCTGTCGGGGTAGAGCGCGATGCCCGCGGAGTTGCCGGCCGAGACGCCGTGGAAGAGGCCGTACCAGGACGCCTTGCCCCACGACATGTCGTACGCCAGCGCGAACCGCAGCGTCAGCACCACCACGACGAACAGCTCGAGCGCGACGTAGAAGCGGACGATCCGCGCGAGCAGCCCGCGCACGTCGCCGGGCGAGAGGGTGTGCGCGTCGCGCTGGGCCATCATCCGGTCGCGGACACCGAGGCGGCCGCGCACGAACAGGGCGGCCAGCGTGCCGAGGGTGACGATCCCGAGACCGCCGACCTGGACGAGCCCGAGGATGACGGCCTGCCCGAACGGCGTCCAGTAGGTGCCGATGTCGACCGTCGAGAGCCCCGTGATGCAGACGCTGGACACCGACGCGAACATCGCCGTGATGATCGGCGGGCTGCCCGGCCCGGACGAGGCGATGGGCAGGAGCAGCAGCACGGTGCCGATCAGGGCGACGGCGAGGTAGGCCATGCTCACCAGCTGCGTCGGGCCCCACGCGCGACGCGACCGCGTGTCGGCGCCGGTCTCGTCGGCCATCGCACCTCCTCACGTCGCGCTCCCGGTCGTGCGCCAGGATGGCACCATGGACCGCTCCTTGGTGCAGCGGCTCACGTCCGGTGAGGGCTGGGGCCTGCTGCAGTCGCTGCCGCCGTACGACGCCCGGTCGGCGTTGTCGCTCGGCGCCCGGCTGCGGGACGCCGGCTTCGCCCCCGACCTGATCGCGGCGGCCCTCACCCAGTCCGAGCTGCGAGCGCGCGCCGCCGACAAGCTCGGCCCGTCGGCGGCCGAGATGCTGCTGACCCGCGACGGTCTGGAGCAGGCCACCCGGCGTACGGTCGCCGACTCCCACGCCGCGCGGTTCGTCGACGCCGGGGTGCGTCAGGTGCACGACCTCGGCTGTGGGATCGGTTCGGACGCCATGGCTTTCGCCGCTGCAGGCCTGCAGGTCGACGCGATCGACGCCGACGACGTCACCGCCGCGATCGCGGCGGTCAACCTGCGTCCGTGGGAGCGCGCCCGCGCCGAGCAGGGGCGCGCCGAGGACGTGACGCTCCCCCGAGGTGAGGCGGCGCGTACGACCGGGGTGTGGCTCGACCCCGCACGCCGCACTCCTGGGGTCGCCGACGTCAACGGCCGCACCCGGCGACTGTTCCGGCTCGACGAGCTCAGCCCCTCCTGGCAGACCGTGCGTGACCTCGCGGGCCGCGTGCCGGCAGCGGGCGCCAAGCTGTCGCCGGGCTTCCCGCACGCGCAGGTGCCGCCGGACGCCGAGGCCGAGTGGACGTCGTACGACGGCGAGGTCGTCGAGTGCGCGCTGTGGTGGGGCTCGCTCGTACGCCGCACCGGTCGGTCCGCGCGCGTG from Luteipulveratus halotolerans includes the following:
- a CDS encoding TrkH family potassium uptake protein, translating into MADETGADTRSRRAWGPTQLVSMAYLAVALIGTVLLLLPIASSGPGSPPIITAMFASVSSVCITGLSTVDIGTYWTPFGQAVILGLVQVGGLGIVTLGTLAALFVRGRLGVRDRMMAQRDAHTLSPGDVRGLLARIVRFYVALELFVVVVLTLRFALAYDMSWGKASWYGLFHGVSAGNSAGIALYPDSMVRFVGDWWVVGAMCVGVFVGGLGYPVLFELRERWRRPRSWSVHTRMTFWGSVGLLVIGCTSFLAFEWTNPGTMGPLSVHDKVVGALAGGIFPRTAGFNTVDYGAISDESMLTHMVLMFIGGGSAGTAGGIKITTFLVLAYVMWAEVRGERDVVISHRRIPEDTQRQAITIALGGIGCVMAGTIALTLLTEQPFQIVAFEAMSAFATVGLSANLTAHLPASAEVVLMVLMFIGRVGTITVMTSLAMNRRHRRFRLAEERPIVG
- a CDS encoding class I SAM-dependent methyltransferase, yielding MDRSLVQRLTSGEGWGLLQSLPPYDARSALSLGARLRDAGFAPDLIAAALTQSELRARAADKLGPSAAEMLLTRDGLEQATRRTVADSHAARFVDAGVRQVHDLGCGIGSDAMAFAAAGLQVDAIDADDVTAAIAAVNLRPWERARAEQGRAEDVTLPRGEAARTTGVWLDPARRTPGVADVNGRTRRLFRLDELSPSWQTVRDLAGRVPAAGAKLSPGFPHAQVPPDAEAEWTSYDGEVVECALWWGSLVRRTGRSARVLGARVDTTVHESDAADADPTLAELDRMNPYLYEPDRAIIRAGLVGALTNAVDGRELSPGLGYVNAARDVRLPWARRYAITDVIPFNVKGLRALLRDRDAGRVTIKKRGVTIDADQLRRQLRLTGNQEVTIVLTRLRQTQVALVVTPF